One Aegilops tauschii subsp. strangulata cultivar AL8/78 chromosome 2, Aet v6.0, whole genome shotgun sequence genomic window, GCCATCTTCCTCCATCCCGCGCACAAGGTGTTCGACGGAAGTCCCCAAGGTAAAAAACAACGAAACTTGATGATTTAAATTGGGATTGGATAGTATGTTTGACGGTGGTTGTCTGCATTGTAGATGAGGTCGGTTGACTCCCCATTCGTGGACGATTCATCGTCGGGCGATGAATTTGATTTGCATGAAGAAGAGACATTGCTATGCTAGTGGCCATGCacaaggggaagaagccgaaGCACGATTAGAACTTCTGTCACTTGATGGGCATTCTTGTTAACCCCATGTGAAAAGAACAGCGGATCAGAGGTTTCATGAAGGTGTACAGCGAGATTAGAGACACCGATGTGCATGATCAACTCCGGAAAGATTTGATGGAACGGCATTGGACATGGCATGGAGAAAGGGCAGCATAGATTCATTATTTGTTTGTGAAAACTATGTTGTATTGTGCAAAACTATTTGCATTTGGTCTCGTGGATTTGAAGAACTATGTAATAATTTGATATTGTGGACATGTATAATTTTTTATGTTGTTTTTATATGTTTTTTCAATATGTGCGGTTGTACAGTGGCTGAACAACAGTCGCGCGGCCGCCTGCCGGTTTTACATCTTTGTTTTGGAACATCTGTTGGAGTTGCTCTTTTCCATCTTCGTTTTGGACCATCTGTTGGTGTTGAGCCTTTTTCAGAGATGTAAAAAGCATATTTTTGTGCTCCAAATTTTTGCATCACTGGTTTAGAGCACCAAAAtatacatcatctattggagatgctcttatctGTAGTCTTCTTCTGATAGAAAACGAGCGTCAGACCAGTGGACAGCCGTCGATTCAATTGGAATTTTTTTTGGAAGCAACAATCTTGTTTAGGAAGCAATGGTCCTTGCTATTGGAAACAAATAAAATATCTTTAATTAATATCCATTCCAAGATTTGAGGAATAAGTTGTTTGGAAAGAAAATAATCGCAATTAAAGCAAAGTCATGTATGATGCCTAGCGGCTCCCTAAAAATATCTATTGAACCAAGCCGCGTGCGAAGCTTAAAAGGGCTGCAGATACCACGGCCCATTTTGCAGGCGCTGTTTCCTTGGGGAGTAACATTATGCTTAAATATTTTTGTGTTAAAAATATATATACAAATGTTGATTAGTACATAAAACATTTAAATATGAACCTATGTTTTATATAAAAAATGATAGTTAATACCGACGTTTGAAATGTTTATGAAAAAGGTATGTTTAATGTATCAAAAAATGTTTAGTTAATACAGATAAATTTTTTTACTCATGACTTATATTAAAAATATATTATATAATAAAATATTAGACATGATAGAATATCCCTATCAAAAGTATAAAATATAAATTATGAATACTGTTATGGTGATCCGTCATCTTTTCTTTCAGTGGCTGCTATGGTGGTGCCGAAGGCAGGTGATAAGcgttggtgtcaagctcagaGACGTTCTGCTGTCTTTTCAGTTTCGTCATGTCGGTCTTTATGTGACTTGTACGTACTTTAATCTTTATGATATGGATGAGACACAtattaccatgcaaaaaaaaaGAATACTGTTAATTATACGAACATTGAACTATTAAAATGTGTGTATAATTGTTGaaatgtttgtataattcaaataaTATATTTAATTATAATTTAATGAATATTGGAATTTTTTAATTTATACAAATATTTTTCGTCATAAATGTTTTAAAATTATGACCTGAACTGATTAAAAGTATCGTTAGTTACTATAATTATAACACATGAATAtttaaattattatttttattaccgagatcataattgacgtactatctACATTTTTTTAAACAATGGTGCAAAATGGGCTGCACTGACCATAGCCCATCTCAGCTGATGGGCCCTTGTGTCTTAAGAAAAGGATATAATATATAAAGATCCATTCCCTCAAAAAAGAAATATGAAGATCCAAATTAAGCATCCGATTTGAGTCAGTGTTGTGGTTCCATAGGTGAGCGCGAAAGCAGAGGGTCCTGGGTTCGAAACCCCATGCCTTTTTATACATAACTAGTAGAGCGACCGTGTGTTGCCACGGGCTTTAAAAATTACGACGCTACTCACAAAACTAAAATAACTGAAAAAATACACGTCTCAGCTAACACACATCTTACATCCTTGGTTATGATCTAACACGGTTCTTCAACCAAACTTGGAAGCCAAGTACtcaatgaatgaaaaataacagCACTGGATTGATAGATCATCATATAGGCACATGACGGTGTGTGACAAAGTACAGAGAGCCACAAATTCTGAAGTACTGTTAATGTTTGGTCATCCAAACTTCATACAAAAGTTGCTAACCTGCAGATTCTTTAGTAGCTTTGTCACCACATCAAGCAGCTTCTCGGTCTTTCTAGTCTGAATGTTGTAATAACACAGAGGTCAACTCACATGAAGAAAATCATGTCATAGGACACGTAAACATGTTCAAAGAAGCCATTGAAACAAGGTTGTGCAGAGCTCGTTACATGCCTTGCAAAGCTAGCTCAATACAAACATTTCTTTGGACTCAGACCTCTTTGCTGAGCTTAAATGAATCCTGTTAAAATTCACAAAATAAATGTCCTTGCATGATCCACAATTTCATATCCTTTGAGGATTCTCGCCAGGAAGAAGCAACTAAACTGTGGATTTAATCCAAATGTCATAAGTAATACACATTATCTTCCATTTATTGTAATATTGCACAGgagtacaaaaaaattaaacaaCAGAGCTTAACACACATAGACCTTTTTCTTGAGAACCTTGGTGTCAATCAGATTCTAAAGAAACAATTTTGTTCTGAATATTTCAGAACTTTGCAATATCTAACTGAAATCTACACTACCGTCTAAGAAATTCACATGCGTTAGTTAGTTACATAATATTGCCGATAGTACCACAAATTAGACATTATGTCAGCTATAGTTTGTGTTCAATAATGAACTGAAACTTAGAAAGATCTAGTAAAACACAAGAATTACAAAGTCATCGCATAGGTCACAAAGGTCATGTTCAAAATGTACCACATCACACAGAAAGCTAATATGATTACCACTATCTTTTGATAAATTAAGGAAGTTAGACTCAGATAGGTTGCCACGGGGCAACAAATTTTTACATAGAGACCCTAATAAAAACATAATTGTAATTCACAACACGTATGTCATGTGCAGAATATGATTGTGTTGCCACAAATATCATCTATACATTTAGTAATAAAACAAAATTGATGTAACTCCCATTTTAACTTCCAAGTGAATATATCATGATTTAGTCTAAACAAATGTAGAAGAGGACCCGAAAAGCAAGATACATATAAATTTATGATAATTGAGTTACATACCACAATTTTGAGTTTCAATCGAAATTTCTTGGGCAATCGTAGGATGTGCCCACGCAATATTTCTAAAGAAATATGTATTGTGTTCCTCGACTCAATAATTACTTGGTTGACCTGTCTATACTAAACAAGACATCAAGAGATCTGATCAATCCCAATAAACATATGCTTGACAACGACTGGCAAAGCAacaacaataaaaaaattatggTTTGTGGTATGGATAAACCTAGCCTGCTAGCAGGGCCGGCTCTATGATTTCGAAGGCCCCGGTGCGAACCCGACCAGTGGGCCCAATAGAGAGAAAAATCCAATTTGATACATGAAAATATAAAATTGCTATAAAATCATAAAACTAATATATTTTTACTAGAATCAAGCATATGTTATTTTCCCTGTCTTTGTTCCAAACCAAGTATCATGGAAGTTACAACGCAGAAAAAACATATTGAAATAGCATGCTAACCTCCAGTGATCATGTGAAACGAGACTTTCGTGCATTTTTTGACGCAAAATCATCAATGAGAGTGTCAAGATCAACACTATCCAGCATATTCTTCTCAATGCAGCACATGGCCAATCCATTCAATCTTTCTTGAGACATCGTTGACCTCAATAATTTTTCAATAGTTTCAATTTTGAGAAACTCCTTTCAGCTGATGCAACAGTCACAGGTACGGTCAAAAGGATACGATAAGCAATTGAGACATTTAGATAACAATCCGCATCTCTAACAAACTCAAATATCTGATCCGCTGACATGAATGTGTTTGGCAATGTCATCTGCAGTACTTTTAGTTCAGAAACGAAATCATCTAGATCGACATCTGCTGACTTACCATGAGTGAATTTGTTGACAAAATTAGTGCAACATCTTCTTAGATCATTATCACCCAAGGACTTCAACTCTTTCGAGTTGAACAAGAAACCAAATATGCTCCCAAATGTCTTCAGTTCCTCAAATCTAGTAGTTAGGGAAGCAATTGCAACATCAATCATCACCAAAAAGTATTTAACTCTAAATGATTCCACCTCACTTGCTTGCGTTTCTTCATTCTGGTTATTTTCGTCATTGCCACTAATTTCATCAAACTGTCTTTTTCTAGTAATACGTCTCTTGACAGGAAACAAAGGTTGTACACCCATGTCAATTGCAATAGATCTCGCAATATCCAGACTAGTTGCAAAGCCGTCATTTCTGTACTTCTTAAAATATGAGATGGCACCTTCAATCTGTTTAAGAGTAACATCAATGCACACAAACTTAGACTGCAACTTCTTACTCACCATGTTTACAGTGAACAAAATGTCATGCCAAATGACCATGCCAAGTAAAAATTCAAATTTCTCAAGTGCGCTAGCCAAAGATTTTGCGTCGCTCTTAGTCTTGGCGTCATCGGTAGAAGTTCTCTTCAATTCCAGTAATGCTTTTCTTAACTCGGGTGCTTGATATCTGATAGCCTGAACACTCTTTATTCGACTCCCCCATCGAGTGTTACACAAAGACTTAACTGTCATTTTTGGAACATGATCAAGCAATAGCTGCCATCTTTTAGTAGAGCTTGAAAACAATATATAAATTCTTTGCACAACACCAAAGAAGGTAACAGCTTTACCGCAAGATTTTGCCATATCACTAAGAGTAAGGTTTAGGCTATGACAAGCGCATGGCATGAATAATGCTCTTGGATTAGTTTCAAGTAGTCTGCTCTGTACCCCTTGGTGTTTTCCCTTCATGTTCGAACCATTGTCATACCCTTGTCCACGAACATCTTTAACATCCAAACCAATAGATTTAAGTGAATCTATTAACACATTATAAAGTCCAAGTCCGGATGTATCATCCACCTTCAAGAACTCTAGAAAAAACTCCTCTATTTTTGTAGTAGTACTTGACATGTTTACGCACCTCACAATTAGAGTCATTTGTTCTTGATGGCTCACGTCAGGTGTACAGTCCAAGATGACAGAGAAATACCTTGCATCCTTAATTATCCTCAACAAAGAATATTTAACAGTGCGACCAAGAAGGGAAATTAACTCATTCTGAATATTATGGCCAAGATAATGATGATGGATTTCACTATTCTTAATGCGCCGAAGATGCTCTTGCATTACAGGATCAAATTCTGCCATCATTTCAATTACTCCCAAAAAATTTCCGTTGTTATCTTGATATAATTTCTCATTCGATCCTCGAAAAGCCAGACTATGTTTAGCAAGAAATTTCACAGCAGCAACAATTCTAATTAAAACAAGTCTCCATCGCTCCTTCTCCCTTGCAATCTCTTGTTGCATGTCTTTATCAATTGTTTCCTTCTTACTTAGCCTCAGCCTTACCTCATTCCAAGTATTCATGTTAGTGATATGCTCAACACTATTCTCATGCAATTTGAGCTTCTCACTAAGATGTCTCCAATCCTTCAATCCCTCGGATGCTAGCAGACTTTTGCTTTTTCCAGATTTAAACAATTTGCAACAAAAGCAGTAGACTTTATTCACGTGTTTAGAGTACACTAACCACCTCCGATCACTGAACTCGCCATTCCTTAACTTTCTTGTGTAGTAATCATATGAAAAATGCCTGCCACTAATTTCATCTTCGGGAAACACAAGATTGTATTCCCTTATAGGTCCTTTTTCAATGAGAATATCTCTTGatttatgttggggaacgtagcagaaattcaaaattttctacgcatcaccaagatcaatctatggagtgatctagcaacgaggggaaggggagtgcatctacatacccttgtagatcgcgagcagaagcgttcaagagaacggggttgatggagtcgtactcgtcgtgatccaaatcaccgatgatcctagcgccgaacggacggcacctccgcgttcaacacacgtacggagcagcgacgtctcctccttcttgatccag contains:
- the LOC141040703 gene encoding uncharacterized protein, whose product is MVSKKLQSKFVCIDVTLKQIEGAISYFKKYRNDGFATSLDIARSIAIDMGVQPLFPVKRRITRKRQFDEISGNDENNQNEETQASEVESFRVKYFLVMIDVAIASLTTRFEELKTFGSIFGFLFNSKELKSLGDNDLRRCCTNFVNKFTHGKSADVDLDDFVSELKVLQMTLPNTFMSADQIFEFVRDADCYLNVSIAYRILLTVPVTVASAERSFSKLKLLKNY